One Rhododendron vialii isolate Sample 1 chromosome 2a, ASM3025357v1 genomic region harbors:
- the LOC131318179 gene encoding protein MEI2-like 5 isoform X6 produces the protein MQQSSEDTSSVNLHNTAYGDQSVDILPSLDKFNLDVDDNELLEDVEYTAIGSLLPDDEDELLAGIMDGFDIHGLPNQVDDVEEYDLFGSGGGMELESDSQKSLSEVRSKMSLSVCGVGNGVAHYGYPNGVGTVAGEHPYGEHPSRTLFVRNINSNIEDSELRTLFEQYGDIRTLYTACKHRGFVMISYYDIRAARTAMRALQNKPLRRRKLDIHFSIPKDNPSDKDINQGTLVVFNLDPSVSNDDLRLIFGAYGEVKEIRETPHKRHHKFIEYYDVRAAEAALRSLNRSDIAGKRIKLEPSRPGGARRNFMLQINQELEQDESLSFRHQMDSLITNSPPGSWPQFGSPIEHSPLQNLGNSPGFKSLSPTLSNNLPGLSSILHPRIPNSAKVAPIGDGRVAHMEHKFANTNSNHITAFHQSHSLPDPKLNHYSGIMSSFGGASSSNGCGIETLSGPQFLWGSPTLYPEKTNASTSRKLSLTSSGQSHGPPFTSRQGSLVSSSHAHVGSAPSGVPFQRHVGFYQNSPETSFVGPVGLGGIGLGHNDASFLVNRTVPGNMSRNGSPGFSMISSHRLSPVFLGNGHYPGLIPTGLVEGFERGWGRRVENSGNQIDSKKQFQLDLDKIRSREDMRTTLMIKNIPNKYTSKMLLAAIDENHRGTYDFVYLPIDFKNKCNVGYAFINMLSPSHIIPFYEEFNGKKWEKFNSEKVASLAYARIQGKTALVSHFQNSSLMNEDKRCRPIYFHSEGSEAGEEVLFTYPMKGILCQDSLLFYMAGRISNQIGIAEISMSKQISSVLFPLL, from the exons ATGCAGCAGTCATCAGAGGATACCTCTTCCG TGAACTTACACAATACCGCTTATGGTGATCAATCTGTTGATATCTTACCCAGTTTGGACAAATTCAATCTAGATGTAGATGATAATGAACTGCTTGAAGATGTTGAATATACTGCCATTGGAAGCTTGCTTCCGGATGATGAGGATGAGCTTTTAGCTGGAATAATGGATGGTTTTGACATACATGGGTTGCCTAATCAAGTCGATGACGTGGAAGAGTATGATTTGTTTGGCAGTGGAGGAGGTATGGAATTGGAATCTGATTCACAAAAGAGCTTGAGTGAGGTTAGGTCAAAGATGAGTTTATCCGTGTGTGGTGTTGGAAATGGTGTTGCGCATTATGGCTATCCTAATGGTGTGGGAACTGTTGCCGGGGAACATCCATATGGGGAGCATCCTTCAAGAACTTTGTTTGTACGGAATATTAACAGTAATATTGAGGACTCAGAGCTGAGAACTCTCTTTGAG CAATATGGCGACATCAGAACTCTATACACTGCTTGTAAACATAGGGGCTTTGTGATGATATCTTATTACGATATCCGTGCTGCTCGAACTGCTATGCGAGCACTGCAAAACAAGCCACTAAGGCGGAGGAAACTGGACATCCACTTCTCAATTCCAAAG GATAACCCATCAGACAAGGACATTAATCAAGGGACTTTAGTAGTTTTTAATTTGGATCCATCAGTCTCCAATGATGACCTTCGTCTAATATTTGGGGCTTACGGCGAGGTCAAAGAG ATAAGGGAAACACCACACAAGAGGCACCATAAGTTCATTGAATATTATGATGTTAGAGCCGCAGAAGCAGCACTTAGGTCCTTAAATAGGAGTGATATAGCTGGTAAACGCATAAAGCTTGAACCTAGTCGTCCTGGGGGAGCACGTCGAAA CTTTATGTTGCAAATAAACCAAGAGCTTGAACAAGATGAATCTCTGAGTTTCAGACATCAAATGGATTCCTTAATTACCAACTCCCCTCCAG GTAGCTGGCCGCAGTTTGGCAGCCCTATAGAACATAGTCCTCTCCAAAATCTTGGCAACTCCCCTGGCTTCAAGTCTCTGAGTCCAACACTTAGCAATAACTTGCCCGGCTTATCTTCAATTCTGCATCCTCGGATACCAAATTCGGCAAAAGTGGCACCTATTGGGGACGGAAGAGTTGCCCATATGGAGCATAAATTCGCGAACACAAATTCGAATCATATAACCGCTTTTCATCAGTCTCACTCATTGCCAGATCCAAAGCTGAACCATTATTCAGGGATCATGTCCTCCTTTGGTGGCGCTTCAAGTTCCAATGGTTGTGGTATTGAAACATTGTCTGGCCCACAATTCCTttggggaagccccaccctttaTCCAGAAAAAACTAATGCTTCCACCTCGCGAAAACTGTCGTTGACATCAAGTGGGCAGAGCCATGGCCCCCCATTCACTAGCCGCCAAGGATCTTTAGTCAGTTCTTCTCATGCTCATGTTGGATCTGCTCCATCTGGTGTTCCTTTCCAGAGGCATGTGGGATTCTACCAGAATTCTCCAGAAACATCATTTGTGGGTCCAGTGGGTTTGGGAGGCATAGGTTTAGGCCACAACGATGCGAGCTTTTTGGTGAATCGTACTGTTCCAGGAAACATGTCAAGAAACGGATCGCCTGGTTTCAGTATGATATCTTCGCACCGGCTTAGTCCTGTGTTCCTGGGTAATGGTCATTATCCAGGGCTGATACCCACTGGATTGGTGGAGGGTTTTGAGCGTGGGTGGGGCCGACGTGTTGAGAACAGTGGGAACCAGATAGATAGCAAAAAACAGTTTCAGCTTGATTTAGATAAGATTAGAAGTAGGGAAGATATGCGGACAACTTTGATGATTAAAAACATCCCCAATAA GTACACCTCAAAGATGTTACTTGCTGCCATTGACGAAAACCACAGGGGCACTTATGATTTTGTTTATCTGCCCATAGATTTCAAG AACAAATGCAATGTGGGTTATGCATTTATTAATATGTTGTCGCCTTCGCACATAATTCCATTCTATGAG GAATTTAATGGAAAGAAGTGGGAGAAGTTCAATAGCGAGAAGGTTGCTTCCTTGGCATATGCCAGAATTCAAGGAAAGACAGCTCTTGTCAGCCACTTCCAGAACTCAAGCTTGATGAATGAAGATAAGCGATGTCGTCCAATTTACTTCCATTCAGAGGGCTCAGAGGCTGGTGAAGAGGTACTATTCACTTATCCGATGAAAGGTATATTATGTCAAGATTCTCTGCTTTTCTATATGGCCGGTAGAATCTCAAATCAAATTGGTATTGCTGAAATTTCCATGTCTAAACAGATTTCGTCTGTTCTCTTTCCTTTGCTCTAG
- the LOC131318179 gene encoding protein MEI2-like 5 isoform X3 translates to MQQSSEDTSSGQSKVPPNFPRELGSGAWGVLSRSDVYHASMNLHNTAYGDQSVDILPSLDKFNLDVDDNELLEDVEYTAIGSLLPDDEDELLAGIMDGFDIHGLPNQVDDVEEYDLFGSGGGMELESDSQKSLSEVRSKMSLSVCGVGNGVAHYGYPNGVGTVAGEHPYGEHPSRTLFVRNINSNIEDSELRTLFEQYGDIRTLYTACKHRGFVMISYYDIRAARTAMRALQNKPLRRRKLDIHFSIPKDNPSDKDINQGTLVVFNLDPSVSNDDLRLIFGAYGEVKEIRETPHKRHHKFIEYYDVRAAEAALRSLNRSDIAGKRIKLEPSRPGGARRNFMLQINQELEQDESLSFRHQMDSLITNSPPGSWPQFGSPIEHSPLQNLGNSPGFKSLSPTLSNNLPGLSSILHPRIPNSAKVAPIGDGRVAHMEHKFANTNSNHITAFHQSHSLPDPKLNHYSGIMSSFGGASSSNGCGIETLSGPQFLWGSPTLYPEKTNASTSRKLSLTSSGQSHGPPFTSRQGSLVSSSHAHVGSAPSGVPFQRHVGFYQNSPETSFVGPVGLGGIGLGHNDASFLVNRTVPGNMSRNGSPGFSMISSHRLSPVFLGNGHYPGLIPTGLVEGFERGWGRRVENSGNQIDSKKQFQLDLDKIRSREDMRTTLMIKNIPNKYTSKMLLAAIDENHRGTYDFVYLPIDFKNKCNVGYAFINMLSPSHIIPFYEEFNGKKWEKFNSEKVASLAYARIQGKTALVSHFQNSSLMNEDKRCRPIYFHSEGSEAGEEVLFTYPMKGILCQDSLLFYMAGRISNQIGIAEISMSKQISSVLFPLL, encoded by the exons ATGCAGCAGTCATCAGAGGATACCTCTTCCG GTCAATCAAAGGTTCCACCAAATTTTCCCAGGGAACTGGGAAGTGGAGCATGGGGAGTCTTGTCTAGATCTGATGTCTATCATGCCTCAA TGAACTTACACAATACCGCTTATGGTGATCAATCTGTTGATATCTTACCCAGTTTGGACAAATTCAATCTAGATGTAGATGATAATGAACTGCTTGAAGATGTTGAATATACTGCCATTGGAAGCTTGCTTCCGGATGATGAGGATGAGCTTTTAGCTGGAATAATGGATGGTTTTGACATACATGGGTTGCCTAATCAAGTCGATGACGTGGAAGAGTATGATTTGTTTGGCAGTGGAGGAGGTATGGAATTGGAATCTGATTCACAAAAGAGCTTGAGTGAGGTTAGGTCAAAGATGAGTTTATCCGTGTGTGGTGTTGGAAATGGTGTTGCGCATTATGGCTATCCTAATGGTGTGGGAACTGTTGCCGGGGAACATCCATATGGGGAGCATCCTTCAAGAACTTTGTTTGTACGGAATATTAACAGTAATATTGAGGACTCAGAGCTGAGAACTCTCTTTGAG CAATATGGCGACATCAGAACTCTATACACTGCTTGTAAACATAGGGGCTTTGTGATGATATCTTATTACGATATCCGTGCTGCTCGAACTGCTATGCGAGCACTGCAAAACAAGCCACTAAGGCGGAGGAAACTGGACATCCACTTCTCAATTCCAAAG GATAACCCATCAGACAAGGACATTAATCAAGGGACTTTAGTAGTTTTTAATTTGGATCCATCAGTCTCCAATGATGACCTTCGTCTAATATTTGGGGCTTACGGCGAGGTCAAAGAG ATAAGGGAAACACCACACAAGAGGCACCATAAGTTCATTGAATATTATGATGTTAGAGCCGCAGAAGCAGCACTTAGGTCCTTAAATAGGAGTGATATAGCTGGTAAACGCATAAAGCTTGAACCTAGTCGTCCTGGGGGAGCACGTCGAAA CTTTATGTTGCAAATAAACCAAGAGCTTGAACAAGATGAATCTCTGAGTTTCAGACATCAAATGGATTCCTTAATTACCAACTCCCCTCCAG GTAGCTGGCCGCAGTTTGGCAGCCCTATAGAACATAGTCCTCTCCAAAATCTTGGCAACTCCCCTGGCTTCAAGTCTCTGAGTCCAACACTTAGCAATAACTTGCCCGGCTTATCTTCAATTCTGCATCCTCGGATACCAAATTCGGCAAAAGTGGCACCTATTGGGGACGGAAGAGTTGCCCATATGGAGCATAAATTCGCGAACACAAATTCGAATCATATAACCGCTTTTCATCAGTCTCACTCATTGCCAGATCCAAAGCTGAACCATTATTCAGGGATCATGTCCTCCTTTGGTGGCGCTTCAAGTTCCAATGGTTGTGGTATTGAAACATTGTCTGGCCCACAATTCCTttggggaagccccaccctttaTCCAGAAAAAACTAATGCTTCCACCTCGCGAAAACTGTCGTTGACATCAAGTGGGCAGAGCCATGGCCCCCCATTCACTAGCCGCCAAGGATCTTTAGTCAGTTCTTCTCATGCTCATGTTGGATCTGCTCCATCTGGTGTTCCTTTCCAGAGGCATGTGGGATTCTACCAGAATTCTCCAGAAACATCATTTGTGGGTCCAGTGGGTTTGGGAGGCATAGGTTTAGGCCACAACGATGCGAGCTTTTTGGTGAATCGTACTGTTCCAGGAAACATGTCAAGAAACGGATCGCCTGGTTTCAGTATGATATCTTCGCACCGGCTTAGTCCTGTGTTCCTGGGTAATGGTCATTATCCAGGGCTGATACCCACTGGATTGGTGGAGGGTTTTGAGCGTGGGTGGGGCCGACGTGTTGAGAACAGTGGGAACCAGATAGATAGCAAAAAACAGTTTCAGCTTGATTTAGATAAGATTAGAAGTAGGGAAGATATGCGGACAACTTTGATGATTAAAAACATCCCCAATAA GTACACCTCAAAGATGTTACTTGCTGCCATTGACGAAAACCACAGGGGCACTTATGATTTTGTTTATCTGCCCATAGATTTCAAG AACAAATGCAATGTGGGTTATGCATTTATTAATATGTTGTCGCCTTCGCACATAATTCCATTCTATGAG GAATTTAATGGAAAGAAGTGGGAGAAGTTCAATAGCGAGAAGGTTGCTTCCTTGGCATATGCCAGAATTCAAGGAAAGACAGCTCTTGTCAGCCACTTCCAGAACTCAAGCTTGATGAATGAAGATAAGCGATGTCGTCCAATTTACTTCCATTCAGAGGGCTCAGAGGCTGGTGAAGAGGTACTATTCACTTATCCGATGAAAGGTATATTATGTCAAGATTCTCTGCTTTTCTATATGGCCGGTAGAATCTCAAATCAAATTGGTATTGCTGAAATTTCCATGTCTAAACAGATTTCGTCTGTTCTCTTTCCTTTGCTCTAG